One Yimella lutea DNA window includes the following coding sequences:
- a CDS encoding GNAT family N-acetyltransferase produces the protein MIIRPETPADFPAIRKVVTEAFEAQAEADLVDRSRTGSEYRPDMAPVAVEADQIVGHVMIDGCWVRGEHGDREIVMLSPLAVLPSHQQHGIGSTLIKAALDAADEAGEPLVTLEGSPSFYGKRGFVFAGDHGLSLPMPDWAPHEAAQVYLLSRYDPEDMSLQGRVVYPPSFDELG, from the coding sequence ATGATCATCCGACCCGAGACCCCAGCCGACTTCCCCGCGATCCGGAAGGTCGTGACCGAGGCGTTCGAGGCGCAGGCCGAGGCCGACCTGGTCGATCGCAGCCGCACCGGCAGCGAGTACCGACCTGACATGGCGCCGGTCGCCGTCGAGGCCGACCAGATCGTCGGCCACGTCATGATCGACGGGTGTTGGGTTCGCGGCGAGCACGGTGATCGCGAGATCGTCATGCTCTCGCCGCTCGCCGTACTGCCATCCCATCAGCAGCACGGCATTGGTTCGACGTTGATCAAGGCTGCTCTCGACGCCGCCGATGAGGCAGGTGAGCCGCTGGTCACGCTCGAGGGATCCCCGTCCTTCTACGGCAAGCGCGGGTTTGTCTTCGCCGGCGATCACGGACTGTCGCTCCCGATGCCGGACTGGGCTCCCCACGAGGCCGCCCAGGTCTACCTCCTGAGCAGGTACGACCCGGAGGACATGTCACTGCAGGGAAGGGTCGTCTACCCGCCGTCCTTCGACGAACTGGGCTGA
- the ettA gene encoding energy-dependent translational throttle protein EttA: MAEFIYTMTKARKAVGDKVILDDVSMSFFPGAKIGVVGPNGAGKSTILKIMAGLDQPSNGEARLSPGYSVGILLQEPPLNEEKDVRGNVEEGMGQIKKDLDRFNEISEEMAQPDADFDSLMEEMGKLQEKIDNADAWDLDSQIEQAMDALRCPPPDADVTVLSGGERRRVALCKLLLSKPDLLLLDEPTNHLDAESVTWLEQHLEAYHGAVLAVTHDRYFLDNVAQWICEVDRGRLYPYEGNYSTYLEKKQERLQVQGKKDAKLAKRLKNELEWVRSNAKARQTKSKARLARYEEMAAEADRTRKLDFEEIQIPPGPRLGAQVIEVKNLKKGFGDRTLIDGLSFTLPRNGIVGVIGPNGVGKTTLFKTIVGLEEPDGGEVKVGDTVNISYVDQSRGGIDSEKTLWEVVSDGLDHIQVGQVEIPSRAYVSQFGFKGPDQQKKAGVLSGGERNRLNLALTLKQGGNLLLLDEPTNDLDVETLGSLENALLDFPGCAVVISHDRWFLDRVATHILAYEGDEENPAKWYWFEGNFDSYEENKIERLGAEAARPHRVTYRKLTRD; this comes from the coding sequence ATGGCTGAGTTCATTTACACCATGACCAAGGCGCGCAAAGCCGTCGGCGACAAGGTCATCCTCGACGACGTGAGCATGTCGTTCTTCCCCGGCGCCAAGATTGGCGTCGTCGGCCCGAACGGCGCGGGCAAATCGACCATTTTGAAGATCATGGCCGGACTCGACCAGCCGTCCAACGGCGAGGCTCGCCTGTCGCCCGGTTACAGCGTCGGCATCCTGTTGCAGGAGCCGCCGTTGAACGAGGAGAAGGACGTTCGCGGCAACGTCGAAGAAGGCATGGGTCAGATCAAGAAGGATCTCGACCGCTTCAACGAGATCTCCGAGGAGATGGCCCAGCCCGACGCCGACTTCGACTCCCTCATGGAGGAGATGGGCAAGCTCCAGGAGAAGATTGACAACGCCGACGCCTGGGATCTCGACTCCCAGATCGAGCAGGCGATGGACGCCCTGCGCTGCCCGCCGCCGGACGCTGACGTGACCGTGCTCTCCGGTGGTGAGCGTCGCCGCGTGGCACTGTGCAAGCTGCTGCTGTCCAAGCCCGACCTGCTGCTGCTCGACGAGCCCACCAACCACCTCGACGCCGAGTCGGTCACCTGGCTGGAGCAGCACCTTGAGGCCTACCACGGTGCCGTACTCGCCGTGACTCACGATCGGTACTTCCTCGACAACGTTGCGCAGTGGATCTGTGAGGTCGACCGCGGTCGCCTCTACCCCTACGAGGGCAACTACTCCACCTACCTGGAGAAGAAGCAGGAACGCCTGCAGGTGCAGGGCAAGAAGGACGCCAAGCTCGCCAAGCGTCTGAAGAACGAACTCGAGTGGGTTCGCTCGAACGCCAAGGCCCGCCAGACCAAGAGCAAGGCTCGTCTGGCGCGCTACGAGGAGATGGCGGCCGAGGCCGACCGCACTCGCAAGCTCGACTTCGAGGAGATCCAGATCCCGCCGGGCCCGCGGCTGGGTGCCCAGGTGATCGAGGTCAAGAACCTCAAGAAGGGCTTCGGCGACCGCACTCTCATCGACGGACTGTCGTTCACGTTGCCCCGCAACGGAATTGTCGGCGTCATCGGTCCGAACGGTGTCGGAAAGACCACCCTGTTCAAGACGATCGTCGGCCTCGAGGAGCCGGACGGCGGAGAGGTGAAGGTCGGCGACACCGTCAACATCTCCTACGTCGACCAGAGCCGCGGCGGCATCGATTCGGAGAAGACCCTGTGGGAGGTCGTCTCCGACGGGCTCGACCACATCCAGGTCGGTCAGGTCGAGATCCCGTCACGTGCGTACGTGTCGCAGTTCGGTTTCAAGGGCCCCGACCAGCAGAAGAAGGCCGGCGTGCTCTCCGGTGGTGAGCGCAACCGCCTCAACCTGGCGTTGACCCTCAAGCAGGGCGGCAACCTGTTGCTGCTCGACGAGCCGACCAACGACCTGGACGTCGAGACCCTCGGTTCGCTGGAGAACGCGCTGCTCGACTTCCCGGGCTGCGCCGTGGTCATCAGCCACGACCGGTGGTTCCTCGACCGCGTCGCGACGCACATCCTTGCCTACGAAGGCGATGAGGAGAACCCGGCCAAGTGGTACTGGTTCGAGGGCAACTTCGACTCTTACGAGGAGAACAAGATCGAGCGCCTCGGTGCCGAGGCGGCTCGTCCGCACCGCGTCACTTACCGCAAGCTGACCCGCGACTGA
- a CDS encoding DUF402 domain-containing protein, producing the protein MRLPIGSTDVTPSGGTITLIGRRGEGWEPIVADPIPVAEAIELCRAEADVRDRTGTVLVVDDGTSERFPFGQEITWHYSRSIDTARVVADDADSLVAWIPSGAAGLAAVGIDDRRAREVPIEQRFTLPWKMAERSWTGHGVLRVAPVGMPWSVWYFWSGEGQFDGWYVNLELPHSRPVTGEDRTHSSDLVLDLWVDAGRDGTQDVWLKDADELDAAVAQGRYTPEQANAVRSIGEYAVRTMIEPLSAPMSQPWHVWLPPEELDRSLLLPDTEIVRRTRELTG; encoded by the coding sequence GTGAGACTTCCCATCGGATCGACCGACGTCACGCCCAGTGGCGGAACGATCACTCTGATCGGACGCCGCGGCGAGGGGTGGGAGCCGATCGTCGCTGATCCGATCCCGGTGGCGGAGGCGATCGAGTTGTGCCGCGCCGAGGCGGACGTGCGAGACCGCACCGGGACCGTTCTCGTGGTGGACGACGGAACGAGCGAACGATTCCCGTTCGGCCAGGAGATCACTTGGCACTACAGCCGCAGCATCGACACAGCCCGGGTCGTCGCGGACGATGCCGACTCCCTCGTCGCATGGATCCCTAGCGGCGCCGCCGGTCTTGCCGCCGTCGGAATCGACGACCGCCGGGCGCGGGAGGTCCCCATCGAGCAACGGTTCACGTTGCCGTGGAAGATGGCCGAGCGGTCCTGGACAGGACACGGTGTGCTGCGGGTTGCGCCGGTCGGGATGCCCTGGTCGGTGTGGTATTTCTGGTCGGGCGAGGGGCAGTTCGATGGCTGGTACGTCAATCTGGAACTCCCGCATTCCCGTCCGGTCACCGGTGAAGATCGAACGCATTCGTCCGACCTCGTTCTCGACCTGTGGGTCGACGCCGGACGGGACGGCACGCAGGACGTCTGGCTCAAGGACGCAGACGAACTCGACGCCGCCGTGGCCCAAGGCCGCTACACACCCGAGCAGGCCAACGCCGTCCGATCGATCGGCGAATACGCAGTGCGCACGATGATCGAGCCATTGTCCGCACCGATGTCCCAGCCTTGGCACGTCTGGCTGCCGCCGGAAGAACTCGATCGGTCGTTGCTGCTCCCTGACACCGAGATCGTCCGTCGCACAAGGGAACTGACTGGCTGA